GTTCTTTGGCCTTATCGCCTCCTCGTTGAAGGGCTCCCAGTAGTGCTTCATTATGTTTTCATGAATCTTTATCCGATCTTCCTTTGGAATGTAGGGCATCCCCCAGTTGAGAATCGGAACGAAGTCGCCCTCGGCCGGGTAGTTCCCTCCGAAGGTTCCACCGGTGTTGAGCTTTGGATTAAAGCGGTACTTGGTCGTTTTTTCGGCTATTATCTCGTTGTAGGGTTTCTTGTGAACACCCTCAACGATTTCCTTAGCGGTTTTGAAGTTCGAGATGTCCTCACCGGGGAAGTTCCTTTTCCTCGACTTTCCACCGAAAATTATTCCAACGACGTTATGAGCGCGCAGAAGAACGCTTCCAGAACCTCCGCGAGCCGCCCAGTCCTCGCTACCAACGAGTCTCTTCCCCTTTCTGAGGGCCTGGGAAAAGATAGCCCCGTAGTTGGTGTTCAGAGAAGCCGGACCGACGACCGCTATTCTGTACTCAAAGTCAAAGCGCTCGCCGAAGGTGTCAATAAGGTACTGGGTGAGGGCATAAACCCCTTCCTCTCCCTTGTAGCCCCTCCAGATTTTAACGACCTTCTCAAGCTCTATCTCGTGTAGTTCGACCCTCACGTTCTTGCCGTCGTTGTAGAAAAGAACGACAACGGGCTTTTCAGCCCTGCCCTCGAAGGTGACAAAGTCAACACCAACGTTCTTGAAGGCATAAGCGGCTCCTCCCATGGCCGATGGAAAAAGCGTTCCGTAGAGGGGTGACCGGAAGAAGAATATGAGCCTGTGAGCACCGGGAAGAACCGAGCCGGCGAAGGGCCCCATACCCATTACAACTACGTTTTTCGGGTCGTACGGGTTTATTGAGTGCGTCTCAAGGTTCTCATGGAGCTCAAGACCGTAGTCTATGATACCGTAGATTCCTGGCTTCTCGATTTCTTCGCTCTCAATCCTATTCTCGTCAAGCTTGATGTGCATGACCGTGAACTTCATGCTTTTTCACCCCTTTGTATCACTCCAAGTGTTAGGTAGAATGAAAGCATATTTAAGGTTTTCTTGTCGGCTGAATGGCATAGGGGGAATGAACAGAATAGGGGAAAAGGGAAAATCACTCGATGTCCTCAAAGCGCTCCTCAAGCCTCTTGAGGACGCCCGGAAGGGTGGTGTACTCCATCTCCTCAAGCGGAAGTCTGTGAGGCTCGAAGGGTCCGTGCCTGCGCATGTACTCGGTAATCTCAAGGGCCTTCTGCCTCGCGTAGTCGAATGCCGGGTCGTCGAAGAGGTCAACCGGACCAACGAGCTCTCCCTTCGGGCTTATCTGCCAGCCGAGAGCGACAACCCTCGGAGGACCGTCGAAGCGCGTTGGGTTGGCATCGCACATCGAAACGGGCATTATTGGACCGTTGTGAGAACCGCGCATCCATCCGCTGACGAGGTGCGGGAATGCGAAGGGCTCGAGAACTTCACCGAGAGCCGGAAGACCGCTCTGGGCCCTGACTATAGCAACCGGGTCGTCCTTTCCGACGTATTCCCCAGCTATCTCGTAGAGCTTCTCGGTGCTGACAACAGCTACCGGCTCGTCCTTTGGAATCGGGTGCCCCTCCTTCGGGTAAACGCGCTTGATGACGTACCTGCTCTTCGCTCCGATGAGGGCGAGAAGGTCGTAGACCTCCTCAGGAGTGTTGAGGATTACGCGCTTGTGCTTGAGGATGTCCCAGACCTCA
This window of the Thermococcus sp. genome carries:
- the gor gene encoding glyceraldehyde-3-phosphate:ferredoxin oxidoreductase, which translates into the protein MKFTVMHIKLDENRIESEEIEKPGIYGIIDYGLELHENLETHSINPYDPKNVVVMGMGPFAGSVLPGAHRLIFFFRSPLYGTLFPSAMGGAAYAFKNVGVDFVTFEGRAEKPVVVLFYNDGKNVRVELHEIELEKVVKIWRGYKGEEGVYALTQYLIDTFGERFDFEYRIAVVGPASLNTNYGAIFSQALRKGKRLVGSEDWAARGGSGSVLLRAHNVVGIIFGGKSRKRNFPGEDISNFKTAKEIVEGVHKKPYNEIIAEKTTKYRFNPKLNTGGTFGGNYPAEGDFVPILNWGMPYIPKEDRIKIHENIMKHYWEPFNEEAIRPKNWTTCGEPCPVVCKKYRNGHHVEYEPYEANGPLSGSINLRASDISVHAVDAMGFDAIEFGGTAAWILELVHRGLLKPEEVGLSGKPEFTKEALIERPVEASEKNAKLVAELAHRVAFAENEIARIIGLGKRKASVILDERFKDRLRYGESFKDYAVFTPLGEDGEMTPTMYWAIGNYIPLPIQGRYWTFYQFGVFLEPEELAQKIIASALWEFWYDNVGWCRFHRGWMKPVLKALFMDAYGENIDMEEHARRQIKRLIEYARKAGYTPAFWDSMRVIDLVSAGSEEFGNDKWAEKFKLDKVGTAKEYLSRVLDAYSEILGVEWRL
- the fbp gene encoding fructose-1,6-bisphosphate aldolase/phosphatase, whose product is MAVGDKITISVIKADIGGWPGHSRVHPQLIEKAEEILSKAKEEGTIIDFYVAYAGDDLQLIMTHKKGVDSPDIHGLAWKAFEEATKVAKELGLYGAGQDLLKDAFSGNVRGMGPGVAEMEITLRKSEPIVTFHMDKTEPGAFNLPIFRMFADPFNTAGLVIDPKMHMGFRFEVWDILKHKRVILNTPEEVYDLLALIGAKSRYVIKRVYPKEGHPIPKDEPVAVVSTEKLYEIAGEYVGKDDPVAIVRAQSGLPALGEVLEPFAFPHLVSGWMRGSHNGPIMPVSMCDANPTRFDGPPRVVALGWQISPKGELVGPVDLFDDPAFDYARQKALEITEYMRRHGPFEPHRLPLEEMEYTTLPGVLKRLEERFEDIE